A DNA window from Streptomyces canus contains the following coding sequences:
- a CDS encoding glycosyltransferase family 29 protein, with amino-acid sequence MTTVQKRRARARGGELDECLRACAAHSGKVVGSVDRRRVELGEQLRKLLVVWGTTATAAPATPAPSGATALLKRAVKGAPSPTAGIPAELLDALLAVANKALECGYDDELNLALIISDTVLAQRKNSRAGWRLRARLLEALGEEAEALEAYERYLALTDDDGFGVRARIAGLRIAGEKERALLDLLKRQVPGARAFAARPATDVWAEGLAAHAVGDWAEAEPRLVGALLSLTDESAPVQERQELLSQYLDLRSAEDTDLAALTQAVALYAEQRRNRMRGPVTDPTVGGVQWITLGEFRNQIAGKSICLIANSGRVGASSMGAEIDAYDLVVRFNSYRIDPKHTGSRTDIHATIHKHGFNWDQHVTTRLVFGGVSGDWKYSLRNRLVPGAQTYLGDESLRWPVRNIGKVSTDVWSGIPTTGFNMLYLLDFLDVSPKLDLIGFDFYESGPYRVQEAMKLAITSVHEYTSEKAWVMERAQSATDMRISLR; translated from the coding sequence ATGACGACGGTCCAGAAGAGGCGTGCACGCGCGCGTGGAGGGGAGCTGGACGAGTGCCTGCGCGCCTGCGCGGCGCACAGCGGCAAGGTCGTCGGCAGTGTCGACCGGCGCCGCGTCGAACTCGGCGAACAGCTGCGCAAGCTGCTTGTCGTGTGGGGGACGACCGCCACCGCGGCCCCCGCGACGCCCGCCCCGTCCGGTGCGACGGCCCTGCTCAAGCGGGCCGTCAAGGGCGCCCCGAGCCCCACCGCCGGCATCCCCGCCGAACTGCTCGACGCCTTGCTCGCCGTCGCCAACAAGGCCCTGGAGTGCGGTTACGACGACGAGCTGAACCTCGCCCTGATCATCAGCGACACCGTCCTCGCCCAGCGCAAGAACTCCCGCGCCGGCTGGCGGCTGCGCGCCCGGCTCCTGGAGGCGCTCGGTGAGGAGGCCGAGGCCCTGGAGGCCTACGAGCGCTATCTCGCCCTCACCGACGACGACGGTTTCGGCGTCCGCGCCCGGATCGCGGGCCTGCGCATCGCGGGGGAGAAGGAGCGCGCGCTCCTCGACCTCCTGAAGCGCCAGGTCCCCGGAGCCCGCGCGTTCGCCGCCCGCCCTGCCACCGACGTGTGGGCCGAGGGCCTCGCCGCGCATGCCGTCGGCGACTGGGCCGAGGCCGAGCCCCGGCTCGTGGGAGCGCTCCTCTCGCTGACCGACGAGAGCGCCCCCGTGCAGGAACGCCAGGAACTGCTCAGCCAGTACCTCGACCTGCGCTCCGCCGAGGACACCGACCTCGCCGCGCTCACCCAGGCCGTGGCGCTCTACGCCGAGCAGCGCCGCAACCGCATGCGCGGTCCGGTCACCGACCCGACCGTGGGCGGCGTGCAGTGGATCACCCTGGGCGAGTTCCGCAACCAGATCGCCGGAAAGTCGATCTGCCTGATCGCCAACTCCGGTCGGGTGGGCGCCAGTTCGATGGGCGCCGAGATCGACGCGTACGACCTCGTCGTCCGCTTCAACTCGTACCGGATCGACCCGAAGCACACCGGCAGCAGGACCGACATCCACGCCACGATCCACAAGCACGGCTTCAACTGGGACCAGCACGTCACCACCCGGCTCGTCTTCGGCGGGGTCTCCGGCGACTGGAAGTACTCGCTGCGCAACCGCCTGGTGCCCGGCGCCCAGACCTACCTCGGCGACGAGTCGCTGCGCTGGCCCGTGCGCAACATCGGCAAGGTCTCCACCGACGTCTGGTCCGGCATCCCGACCACCGGCTTCAACATGCTCTACCTGCTGGACTTCCTCGACGTCAGCCCGAAGCTCGACCTGATCGGCTTCGACTTCTACGAGAGCGGCCCCTACCGCGTCCAGGAAGCGATGAAGCTCGCCATCACCTCCGTGCACGAGTACACCAGCGAGAAGGCATGGGTCATGGAGCGGGCCCAGAGCGCGACCGACATGAGGATATCCCTGCGATGA
- a CDS encoding glycosyltransferase produces the protein MTINSLTGTAAPLAPVTDAHALTGKRRIAFASFVDENYLPGFLVLLRSLALSNPGVCEDFVVLYDDLRPGSIARIRALHPRIVLKRVDADHYDSYKKGDQDNYLVRKAYFILDVFRIREYDTVITLDTDMVVLGDLSELLRLREGLAAVPQFFYGQHKLNSGLLVIQREYLSDAFCARLDKCGRSGDYELDKHDQGILNAVLDGDFVRLDARYNFVKRRLSGDLPVPDDTAILHFTGRHKPWQGGESGYSLAEDRWREFELSDADFHSAYLESAGALHHDLIVHYGTPHVARTGDVEAARKVAAAHIASGDYQDAVDILSSVRIPLDEAWPHEVLGHALMSVSRYEEAKTQLLLATAAPNRAATAYARLAQMAWVHGDQTEALKYATAGMSVDPTHRPSRLWAQRAAAVPAQELGAPEDQLSHVAFYMDRQGNAGDKLLPESVRSAFGPDTTSRRWHSVHAHRLFDEAALQRVNRRRGLVIGGGGLFIPDTMPNGNSAWQWNVPDELLKRIDVPIAVFAVGFNAFDGQSYRANRFRDSLRLLVEQSSFFGLRNHGSIEKVRAMVPAHLHDKIRFQPCPTTVARQLVPGWQDPAKRDDTILINAAYDRAGLRFGHDYGYFLAQMAQAVRDLGKLAEVQCVAHSLDDEKIVFDLRREHGISMPVIPMYDFENKEILDLYARTRLVIGMRGHAGMIPFGVGTPIISLISHPKMAYFLRDIERPEWGVSVHDRHLAARLVERSTELLADHDRTVADVHGRQQELWKVTEANAADLRVILGG, from the coding sequence ATGACCATCAACTCCCTTACCGGGACCGCCGCCCCCCTGGCCCCGGTGACCGACGCCCACGCCCTCACCGGCAAGCGCAGGATCGCCTTCGCCAGCTTCGTCGACGAGAACTACCTGCCCGGCTTCCTCGTCCTGCTGCGCAGTCTCGCCCTGTCGAACCCCGGCGTGTGCGAGGACTTCGTCGTCCTCTACGACGACCTGCGCCCCGGCTCGATCGCCCGGATCCGCGCACTGCACCCGCGGATCGTCCTCAAGCGGGTCGACGCCGACCACTACGACTCGTACAAGAAGGGCGACCAGGACAACTACCTGGTCCGCAAGGCGTACTTCATCCTGGACGTCTTCAGGATCCGCGAGTACGACACCGTCATCACGCTCGACACCGACATGGTCGTCCTCGGCGACCTGAGCGAACTCCTCCGGCTGCGCGAGGGGCTGGCGGCCGTCCCGCAGTTCTTCTACGGGCAGCACAAGCTCAACTCCGGTCTGCTGGTCATCCAGCGCGAGTACCTGAGCGACGCGTTCTGCGCCCGGCTCGACAAGTGCGGCCGCTCCGGCGACTACGAGCTCGACAAGCACGACCAGGGCATCCTCAACGCCGTCCTGGACGGCGACTTCGTGCGCCTCGACGCGCGCTACAACTTCGTCAAGCGGCGCCTCTCGGGCGACCTGCCCGTCCCCGACGACACTGCGATCCTGCACTTCACCGGCCGCCACAAGCCCTGGCAGGGCGGTGAGAGCGGCTACAGCCTGGCCGAGGACCGCTGGCGCGAGTTCGAGCTGTCCGACGCCGACTTCCACTCCGCGTACCTGGAGTCCGCCGGCGCGCTGCACCACGACCTGATCGTGCACTACGGCACCCCGCACGTGGCACGCACCGGGGACGTCGAGGCCGCCCGCAAAGTGGCCGCCGCGCACATCGCCTCCGGTGACTACCAGGACGCCGTCGACATCCTCTCGAGCGTCCGCATCCCCCTCGACGAGGCCTGGCCGCACGAGGTCCTCGGCCACGCCCTGATGAGCGTCTCCCGCTACGAGGAGGCGAAGACACAGCTCCTGCTGGCCACCGCCGCCCCCAACCGGGCCGCCACCGCCTACGCCCGCCTCGCCCAGATGGCCTGGGTGCACGGCGACCAGACCGAGGCCCTGAAGTACGCCACGGCCGGCATGTCCGTCGACCCGACGCACCGCCCAAGCCGTCTGTGGGCGCAGCGCGCGGCCGCCGTACCGGCACAGGAACTGGGCGCCCCCGAGGACCAGTTGTCCCATGTCGCCTTCTACATGGACCGCCAGGGCAACGCCGGTGACAAGCTCCTCCCGGAGAGCGTCCGCTCCGCCTTCGGACCGGACACCACCTCCCGCCGCTGGCACTCCGTGCACGCCCACCGTCTCTTCGACGAGGCCGCCCTGCAGCGCGTCAACCGCCGCCGAGGCCTGGTCATCGGCGGCGGCGGACTGTTCATCCCGGACACCATGCCCAACGGCAACAGCGCATGGCAGTGGAACGTCCCGGACGAGCTGCTCAAGCGCATCGACGTCCCCATCGCGGTCTTCGCCGTCGGCTTCAACGCCTTCGACGGCCAGTCCTACCGCGCCAACCGCTTCCGGGACTCGCTGCGCCTGCTCGTCGAGCAGTCCTCCTTCTTCGGTCTGCGCAACCACGGCTCGATCGAGAAGGTCAGGGCCATGGTCCCGGCCCATCTGCACGACAAGATCCGCTTCCAGCCCTGTCCGACGACCGTCGCCCGACAGCTGGTGCCCGGCTGGCAGGACCCGGCCAAGCGCGACGACACGATCCTCATCAACGCCGCCTACGACCGCGCGGGCCTGCGCTTCGGCCACGACTACGGCTATTTCCTGGCCCAGATGGCCCAGGCCGTACGGGACCTGGGCAAGCTGGCCGAGGTGCAGTGCGTGGCGCACTCCCTCGACGACGAGAAGATCGTCTTCGACCTGCGTCGCGAGCACGGCATCTCGATGCCGGTCATCCCGATGTACGACTTCGAGAACAAGGAGATCCTCGACCTCTACGCCCGCACCAGGCTGGTCATCGGCATGCGCGGCCACGCGGGAATGATCCCCTTCGGCGTCGGCACCCCGATCATCAGCCTGATCTCGCACCCGAAGATGGCGTACTTCCTGCGGGACATCGAGCGGCCCGAGTGGGGCGTCTCGGTCCACGACCGCCACCTCGCCGCCCGCCTGGTGGAGCGCTCGACGGAGCTGCTCGCCGACCACGACAGGACGGTCGCCGACGTCCACGGCCGCCAGCAGGAGCTGTGGAAGGTCACCGAGGCGAACGCGGCCGACCTCCGGGTCATCCTGGGCGGCTGA